The Luteitalea sp. DNA window ACGTGTACTCGACCACGAGGTGATAGTCCCTGTAGGCCTGGCGCGTGCCCAGGTAGCCGTGCCTCTCGCCCGAGATTCGCAGGAGGCCGTCGGCGGCCGTGAAGACCGTCCCGGGATCTTCGTAGTGCGTGTCCTTCAACCAGCCGTACAGCCCGTCGAGGTCTCGCCCGTTGAAGAGGCGGATCGTTCTGTCGGGCGTG harbors:
- a CDS encoding DUF1080 domain-containing protein gives rise to the protein MSAAITPDRTIRLFNGRDLDGLYGWLKDTHYEDPGTVFTAADGLLRISGERHGYLGTRQAYRDYHLVVEYT